One stretch of Paenibacillus sp. FSL R5-0341 DNA includes these proteins:
- the yhbY gene encoding ribosome assembly RNA-binding protein YhbY, which yields MLNGKQKRFLRSQAHHLTPVFQIGKGGTNEHLFRHIEDAIEKRELMKVQVLNNNDEDRKEMAEEVARETGSELVQLIGNTIILYKESRDNKQIELPR from the coding sequence ATGTTAAACGGTAAACAAAAGCGCTTTTTGCGGTCACAGGCACATCACCTGACCCCTGTATTTCAGATTGGTAAAGGTGGAACGAATGAACACCTGTTCCGTCACATCGAAGATGCGATTGAGAAGCGCGAATTGATGAAAGTGCAAGTGTTGAACAACAATGACGAGGACAGAAAAGAGATGGCAGAAGAAGTTGCCCGTGAAACGGGAAGTGAGCTTGTACAACTCATCGGTAACACCATCATCCTGTACAAAGAATCGCGCGATAACAAACAAATCGAACTACCTAGATAA
- a CDS encoding DUF58 domain-containing protein, with protein sequence MKPLLSTVNRGLRHPRVWSIAMVWMCCLAYVLFQGGKTSLMLLSMVTLLCVYLAIAGFSGVRRAQGVRKLSSGPDHEELLHAGDQVQVQLSLTIPGFLPLPYVVVREMLHRHNGESWSFKESLIPNMRGNGELSFQTPPLERGKYVFSETECASEDIFGLIEHRGKFKAKGEFRVLPRTVFIPYWQLYDRKSRLSGPQTALTRSRRETTQINGVRDYVYGDRLSRIHWNATAKTGNWKSKEFEHESVPKTILVLDALAASYEHGEAFEIAVSTAASLLEYGARERMGMGLLTLSEETSFMAPSESLLERQKMMHHLVDIQYNGQDAQLLPGVERIARQLPQGAYFVVISPQKDEKILELLRWADTRGMTPCHILIDTSESRRSAEWNAMLRGRGTRSFTVSHLQELPTVMGGGSV encoded by the coding sequence ATGAAGCCGCTTTTGAGTACAGTCAATAGAGGGCTGCGCCACCCACGCGTATGGAGCATCGCAATGGTGTGGATGTGCTGTCTGGCTTATGTTTTGTTTCAGGGCGGGAAGACATCACTCATGTTGCTGTCGATGGTAACCCTGCTCTGTGTGTATCTTGCCATTGCTGGATTTAGCGGAGTAAGACGTGCTCAGGGAGTGCGCAAGCTATCTTCAGGTCCGGATCACGAAGAACTGCTGCATGCAGGTGACCAGGTTCAAGTACAGCTGAGTCTGACTATTCCGGGATTCCTCCCGCTTCCCTATGTGGTTGTACGTGAAATGCTGCACCGGCATAACGGAGAATCCTGGTCGTTCAAAGAAAGTTTGATTCCGAATATGCGAGGAAATGGCGAGCTGTCTTTCCAGACACCGCCACTTGAGCGGGGCAAGTATGTTTTTTCGGAAACAGAATGTGCCAGTGAGGACATATTTGGACTGATTGAACATCGCGGAAAGTTTAAGGCCAAAGGCGAGTTTCGAGTACTGCCAAGAACGGTATTTATTCCATATTGGCAGCTCTACGACCGCAAATCACGGTTATCCGGTCCTCAGACGGCGCTAACTCGTTCAAGGAGAGAGACGACCCAGATCAATGGTGTACGTGACTATGTATACGGAGATCGACTTTCCCGTATTCACTGGAATGCAACGGCGAAGACGGGAAACTGGAAATCCAAGGAGTTCGAGCATGAGTCTGTACCGAAAACCATTCTGGTTCTCGATGCGCTGGCAGCAAGTTATGAACATGGGGAAGCATTCGAAATTGCCGTGTCCACGGCTGCTTCTCTGCTGGAGTATGGTGCCAGGGAACGGATGGGGATGGGATTATTGACATTGTCTGAGGAGACATCCTTCATGGCCCCCAGTGAAAGTCTGCTGGAACGACAGAAGATGATGCATCATCTGGTGGATATTCAATATAACGGGCAGGATGCCCAGCTGTTGCCTGGGGTGGAAAGAATAGCGCGTCAGCTGCCCCAGGGAGCTTATTTTGTTGTGATTTCTCCCCAAAAGGATGAAAAAATATTGGAACTGTTGCGCTGGGCCGATACGCGGGGCATGACTCCATGTCATATTCTGATCGATACCAGTGAATCCCGCCGGAGTGCGGAGTGGAATGCCATGTTGCGTGGAAGAGGCACGCGGTCATTCACGGTTTCTCATTTGCAGGAGCTTCCAACGGTGATGGGGGGAGGTTCTGTATGA
- the rsfS gene encoding ribosome silencing factor, translated as MTVSSKELMNMAVAAADDKKASNIVALDLINVSLVADYFVICHGNSDTQVQAIATEIRKQAHAAGATIKGIEGMDSARWVLMDMGDVVVHIFHRDEREYYNIERLWSDAKVVETV; from the coding sequence ATGACAGTATCATCGAAAGAACTTATGAATATGGCGGTTGCTGCCGCTGACGACAAAAAGGCATCCAATATTGTAGCGTTGGATCTAATTAATGTTTCTCTGGTGGCAGATTATTTTGTTATTTGTCACGGGAATTCCGATACACAGGTACAGGCCATTGCCACTGAAATTCGCAAACAGGCTCATGCAGCCGGAGCGACGATCAAAGGTATCGAAGGTATGGATTCCGCACGTTGGGTACTGATGGACATGGGCGATGTTGTTGTTCATATCTTCCACCGCGACGAGCGTGAATACTACAACATTGAACGTCTATGGTCTGATGCCAAAGTGGTGGAAACTGTATGA
- a CDS encoding nicotinate-nucleotide adenylyltransferase, translating to MKIGIMGGTFDPIHMGHLLAAEAARDSHALDEIWFMPSHVPPHKRGAGASGQQRLDMTEAAVKGVQQYEVLGIEMELGGVSYTIDTMKELWRRHPEHEFYFIIGADMVNYLPKWEQIEELAERLTFIGVGRPGFQLHLDDLPDELQDRVLLAEMPLVDISSTAVRRRLAKGQSVRFMIPDEVHQYIVRSGLYGTKP from the coding sequence GTGAAGATCGGCATCATGGGTGGTACGTTTGATCCGATCCACATGGGGCACCTCCTGGCAGCAGAGGCGGCAAGGGATTCACATGCACTGGATGAAATCTGGTTCATGCCCTCCCATGTTCCACCTCACAAACGTGGCGCCGGAGCTTCGGGACAGCAACGTCTCGACATGACGGAAGCGGCAGTGAAGGGTGTACAGCAATATGAGGTGCTGGGCATCGAGATGGAACTGGGCGGAGTGTCTTATACAATCGATACGATGAAGGAACTGTGGCGTCGCCATCCTGAACATGAATTTTATTTCATTATCGGGGCGGATATGGTGAACTATCTTCCCAAATGGGAGCAGATTGAAGAACTTGCCGAACGCTTAACCTTTATTGGGGTTGGTCGGCCGGGCTTCCAGTTACATCTGGATGATCTACCAGACGAGTTACAGGATCGGGTCCTATTAGCCGAGATGCCCTTGGTGGATATTTCATCGACAGCCGTACGCAGACGTCTTGCCAAAGGACAGTCGGTACGCTTCATGATTCCTGATGAGGTGCACCAATACATTGTAAGGAGCGGTTTATATGGCACTAAGCCGTGA
- the aroE gene encoding shikimate dehydrogenase: MSEQKNFNSSLPVLLGVMGDPIAHSKSPAMHNAALQAAGVNGMYMPLHVHPDQLEAAVRGIVALGYRGVNVTIPHKEQVMQYLDVIDESARLIGAVNTIVNEGGTLTGYNTDGIGYVRSLKEEAVPELAGKRIAVLGAGGAARGVIYALALEKPERIHILNRTADRAIALASDLRAHGLGEISGSGIEDAATVLATADIVINTTAAGMHPHVDEAPVDPTLIREGAAVSDLIYNPLETRLLRESRLRGCTVHGGLGMFVYQGAVAFEHWLGIPAPVETMRRAVLNSFEV; encoded by the coding sequence ATGTCTGAGCAGAAAAATTTCAACTCTTCACTTCCCGTGTTGCTTGGTGTCATGGGTGATCCTATTGCTCACTCCAAGTCGCCGGCAATGCACAATGCGGCTCTGCAGGCTGCAGGAGTGAATGGAATGTATATGCCACTGCATGTTCATCCAGATCAACTGGAAGCGGCAGTTCGGGGAATTGTGGCACTGGGCTATCGTGGTGTCAATGTCACCATCCCGCACAAAGAGCAGGTAATGCAGTATCTGGATGTGATCGATGAAAGTGCTCGCCTCATTGGTGCGGTGAATACCATCGTCAATGAAGGTGGAACACTGACAGGGTACAATACGGATGGTATTGGTTATGTCCGATCTCTGAAGGAAGAGGCTGTGCCGGAGCTTGCGGGTAAACGTATTGCTGTCTTGGGCGCAGGTGGAGCAGCGAGAGGTGTCATATATGCACTTGCATTGGAGAAGCCTGAACGCATCCACATTCTGAACCGTACAGCGGACAGAGCTATTGCACTCGCTTCGGATTTACGTGCCCATGGCTTGGGAGAGATCTCGGGTAGTGGCATAGAAGACGCTGCAACGGTACTGGCTACGGCTGATATCGTTATTAACACAACGGCTGCAGGCATGCACCCACATGTTGATGAAGCACCGGTTGATCCCACACTGATCCGTGAAGGCGCAGCGGTGAGTGATCTGATCTACAATCCGCTGGAAACCCGTCTGCTCCGGGAGTCGCGGTTACGCGGGTGCACGGTACACGGTGGTCTGGGTATGTTTGTATACCAGGGTGCAGTGGCCTTTGAACATTGGCTCGGTATTCCGGCTCCAGTGGAGACGATGAGACGAGCTGTACTAAACAGTTTTGAAGTGTGA
- a CDS encoding YqeG family HAD IIIA-type phosphatase: MFKMLMPKLRVDTVFDINLEELYAQGYRGIITDLDNTLVGAKAPDATPELIEWFARVKEAGFKLMIVSNNNLNRVSLFATPLDIQFVHSARKPSNVPFRRAMKMMELSPEKTIVVGDQMLTDVYGGNRMGLYTVLVLPISIGDEGFMTRFNRRVERIALTSLRRKGLWLEEEKKK, from the coding sequence TTGTTTAAAATGTTAATGCCCAAGCTGCGTGTAGACACGGTTTTTGACATTAATCTGGAAGAGCTGTACGCTCAAGGCTACCGTGGAATTATAACTGATCTGGATAACACACTCGTTGGAGCCAAAGCCCCTGATGCTACGCCCGAACTGATTGAATGGTTTGCACGTGTGAAAGAGGCAGGTTTCAAGCTAATGATTGTGTCCAATAACAATTTGAATCGTGTATCCCTGTTTGCGACCCCGCTGGATATCCAGTTTGTGCATAGTGCACGCAAACCATCGAATGTACCGTTTCGTAGAGCAATGAAAATGATGGAGTTATCTCCTGAAAAAACGATTGTAGTAGGCGATCAGATGCTTACGGACGTCTATGGAGGGAACCGAATGGGGCTATATACCGTTCTGGTACTGCCAATCTCCATAGGAGACGAAGGCTTTATGACCCGCTTCAATCGGCGCGTGGAACGGATTGCTCTAACGAGTTTACGCAGGAAAGGCTTATGGCTTGAGGAGGAAAAGAAGAAATGA
- a CDS encoding class I SAM-dependent methyltransferase, producing the protein MSYRKFAYVYDELMEDMPYPDWIRFARTAWEQHGMPKSVAELGCGTGSITIPLVNSGFEVTGIDLSADMLSVARSKMEATPQGHRLYREGSVRWVQQDMRDWRVPEPVDSVISFCDCVNYLLEQEDVVRTFQRTYEMLKPGGTFLFDVHHPNTLIRYDEEQPFVLDERSVSYIWTCDLDQDRCEIEHHLSIFSRVEDGSKDMYQRFEEVHVQRAYDPDWMKLELSKAGFRDVKVYADFEWKEAGDSAQRLFYVAVK; encoded by the coding sequence ATGTCTTACCGGAAATTTGCCTACGTCTATGATGAATTAATGGAAGATATGCCTTATCCGGACTGGATAAGGTTTGCAAGAACAGCATGGGAACAGCATGGAATGCCCAAAAGTGTCGCTGAACTTGGCTGTGGGACGGGCTCTATTACGATCCCGCTCGTAAACTCCGGTTTTGAAGTTACAGGCATTGACCTCTCAGCAGATATGCTGTCGGTTGCACGCAGCAAGATGGAGGCCACGCCTCAGGGTCATCGCTTATATCGGGAAGGCAGTGTACGTTGGGTGCAGCAGGATATGCGCGATTGGCGAGTTCCGGAGCCTGTGGATTCGGTAATATCTTTCTGTGATTGCGTCAATTACCTGCTTGAACAAGAAGATGTCGTTCGTACATTCCAGCGCACATATGAGATGCTGAAGCCTGGTGGAACGTTCCTGTTTGATGTGCATCATCCCAATACCCTTATTCGTTATGATGAGGAGCAGCCTTTCGTACTGGATGAGCGCTCCGTATCTTATATTTGGACTTGTGATCTGGACCAGGATCGCTGTGAGATCGAGCATCATCTCAGTATCTTTTCGCGTGTGGAAGATGGTAGCAAGGATATGTACCAGCGCTTTGAAGAAGTTCATGTTCAGCGTGCGTATGACCCGGACTGGATGAAGCTGGAGTTGTCCAAGGCAGGCTTCAGAGACGTGAAGGTATATGCGGATTTTGAATGGAAAGAGGCCGGAGACAGCGCACAGCGCTTGTTCTACGTTGCTGTGAAATGA
- a CDS encoding S1-like domain-containing RNA-binding protein, whose amino-acid sequence MSLIAGTVVSLPVSREVSPFGFFLTTGSEDVLLHYTELTRDIKIGEMLEVFVFFDTEDRLAVTMKKPYLMLGEMARLVVADVHPRLGCFLEMGLGRQLLLPIRELPELEELRPQVGDEVFVIMEHDKQGRLRAKLAGERELSPLSFHAPTSWLNEWVEATVYKPLQMGTFVLVEGGVLGFGAIGMIHSSERSHMLRLGEKVKCRVTLVREDGRVNLAMTQLKQVGRNEDADKLLAFMKERPMGGMPYSDATPPDIIKQRFGISKSAFKRALGKLMKDGLVVQKESWTYLSETAPADQSENK is encoded by the coding sequence ATGAGTTTGATTGCTGGAACAGTCGTCTCTTTGCCGGTTTCACGTGAAGTGTCTCCGTTTGGCTTCTTTTTGACGACAGGATCGGAAGATGTACTGCTTCACTACACCGAGTTAACACGGGATATTAAGATTGGTGAGATGCTAGAGGTATTTGTATTCTTTGATACAGAAGATCGTCTGGCCGTAACGATGAAAAAGCCTTATCTCATGCTTGGAGAAATGGCACGACTGGTTGTGGCTGATGTTCACCCACGACTGGGCTGTTTCCTGGAAATGGGACTTGGGCGGCAATTACTGCTTCCTATTCGTGAACTGCCTGAATTGGAAGAACTGCGTCCTCAAGTAGGGGATGAAGTTTTTGTAATCATGGAACATGACAAGCAGGGACGTCTGCGTGCCAAATTGGCCGGGGAACGTGAGCTTTCACCCTTGTCTTTCCATGCGCCAACTTCATGGTTAAACGAATGGGTTGAAGCGACGGTATACAAGCCACTGCAGATGGGTACTTTTGTACTTGTAGAGGGCGGTGTACTGGGCTTTGGCGCGATTGGGATGATTCATTCATCTGAACGTAGCCATATGCTGCGTCTTGGTGAGAAAGTTAAATGTCGGGTGACACTGGTACGTGAAGACGGACGTGTGAATCTGGCCATGACTCAACTCAAACAAGTTGGACGTAACGAAGATGCAGACAAGCTGCTCGCCTTTATGAAAGAGCGTCCTATGGGCGGCATGCCTTACTCGGATGCAACCCCGCCGGATATCATCAAGCAGCGTTTTGGCATCAGTAAGTCTGCTTTCAAGCGTGCCTTGGGCAAATTGATGAAAGACGGATTGGTGGTTCAAAAGGAAAGCTGGACGTATCTGTCCGAAACTGCTCCTGCGGATCAAAGTGAAAACAAGTAA
- the yqeK gene encoding bis(5'-nucleosyl)-tetraphosphatase (symmetrical) YqeK, whose protein sequence is MALSREELIQAVSGQMPEKRWKHTLGVMESSVMLAKKYGADPVKADLAAILHDVAKYWPVAEMEAVIRDNGLNQELLQHDKQLWHSEVGAFVAKRDYGVTDSEVIHAIRWHTSGRVGMSLLDKVVCLADYIEPGRDFPGVDHIREQAERSLEEGLIAGFDSTISLLISQRRVIYPLTMLSRNDLIAQL, encoded by the coding sequence ATGGCACTAAGCCGTGAGGAACTGATTCAAGCCGTATCTGGTCAAATGCCGGAAAAACGCTGGAAGCATACACTGGGCGTGATGGAATCGTCTGTGATGTTGGCTAAAAAATATGGTGCTGATCCTGTGAAAGCAGATCTGGCAGCGATATTGCATGATGTGGCGAAGTACTGGCCCGTAGCGGAGATGGAAGCGGTCATCCGTGATAACGGATTAAACCAGGAACTTCTGCAGCATGACAAGCAGCTCTGGCATTCCGAAGTCGGTGCTTTTGTAGCCAAGCGTGATTACGGTGTAACGGATTCCGAAGTTATTCATGCCATCCGGTGGCATACCTCGGGTCGGGTAGGCATGAGCTTGCTGGACAAAGTGGTATGTCTTGCCGATTACATTGAACCGGGACGAGATTTCCCGGGAGTGGATCATATTCGCGAACAGGCTGAACGTAGTCTGGAGGAAGGTTTAATTGCCGGATTCGATTCGACGATCAGCTTGCTGATTTCGCAACGACGTGTCATTTATCCTTTGACTATGCTGTCGCGGAATGACTTAATTGCACAATTATAG
- a CDS encoding MoxR family ATPase translates to MPVRKESIQIISAVRSNLESCIMGKSFEIQLLLTALLAGGHVLIEDVPGTGKTQLIKALSKSMRGEYRRIQCNPDILPSDITGVSVFHPKDERFYFRPGPVMTNILLADEINRATTKTQSALLEVMEERSVTVDGDTYDLPHPFMLCATQNPIDFEGTYTLPEAQLDRFMLKISLGYPDKEIEKTLLKTHQLGQPVDRLESVTHMDQISAIQQEIKEVFIGDPVMDYLLDVVRQTRSHPSVLLGASPRAAISFMMAVKAFAFLQERDYVLPDDVKTMAPYVISHRIVLRPESRLDSMSSEAVLNAVLQQVRVPVSMGQ, encoded by the coding sequence ATGCCTGTGCGCAAAGAGTCGATCCAAATCATATCCGCAGTTCGTTCGAATCTGGAATCCTGCATTATGGGGAAATCCTTTGAAATTCAACTTTTACTTACAGCTTTGCTTGCAGGCGGGCACGTTCTGATTGAAGACGTACCGGGAACTGGCAAAACGCAGTTGATTAAGGCATTATCGAAATCCATGCGCGGAGAGTACCGACGCATTCAATGTAATCCTGATATTTTACCAAGTGATATTACGGGCGTATCCGTGTTTCATCCGAAGGATGAGCGCTTTTATTTCCGTCCAGGTCCCGTGATGACCAACATTTTGCTCGCTGACGAGATTAACCGGGCAACAACGAAAACGCAGTCGGCTCTGCTCGAAGTCATGGAGGAGCGCAGCGTAACCGTTGATGGGGATACGTATGATCTGCCACATCCGTTCATGCTCTGTGCAACTCAGAATCCGATTGATTTTGAAGGTACGTATACATTGCCGGAAGCGCAACTCGACCGGTTTATGTTGAAAATAAGTCTCGGTTATCCCGATAAAGAGATTGAGAAAACGCTGCTGAAGACACATCAGCTGGGTCAACCTGTAGATCGTCTTGAATCGGTAACCCATATGGACCAAATCTCGGCAATCCAGCAGGAGATTAAGGAAGTCTTTATTGGTGATCCGGTCATGGACTATCTGCTTGACGTTGTTCGTCAAACCCGCTCCCACCCATCTGTATTGCTGGGTGCCAGCCCACGGGCAGCCATATCCTTCATGATGGCCGTAAAAGCTTTTGCTTTCTTGCAGGAACGTGATTATGTGCTTCCAGATGATGTGAAGACGATGGCCCCTTATGTGATCTCTCATCGGATTGTGCTTCGTCCCGAATCGAGACTGGACAGTATGAGTTCCGAGGCCGTTTTGAATGCCGTACTCCAGCAGGTACGCGTGCCCGTCTCCATGGGGCAATAG
- the yqeH gene encoding ribosome biogenesis GTPase YqeH translates to MTEPHNGNLAVRCSGCGVHLQTENSELPGFIPEKALDREPVICQRCFRIKNYNESSSVTVDQDEFLALLSKIGDKDALVIHIVDLFDFDGSIISGLQRFVGNNPVLLAVNKTDLLPKVTNWNKVRNWVQKQAKEQGLRTVDVVLCSAKQNQGFDRLLELVGTYREDRDVYVVGGTNVGKSTLINRLIRDYSDLEQELTTSRYPGTTLDMVNIPLDDGKYIIDTPGIVYPWRFSEIVSRKDLAAIMPEKPLKPAVYQLNSGQTLFFGGMARFDFVEGDRQSFTCFISTALDIHRTKLERADDLYRDHLGELLSPPTREDAAEMAEWTRHEFRIKRGSQSDVFISGLGWIKVNGDIGALVAVHAPKGIRVQIRPSLI, encoded by the coding sequence ATGACAGAACCGCATAACGGCAATCTTGCCGTAAGGTGCAGCGGATGCGGCGTGCATCTGCAAACAGAAAATTCGGAATTACCAGGGTTTATCCCCGAGAAGGCATTGGATCGTGAACCGGTTATATGCCAGCGCTGTTTCCGTATCAAAAACTACAATGAGTCATCATCCGTTACGGTGGATCAGGACGAATTCCTGGCGCTGCTTAGCAAAATCGGGGATAAGGATGCACTTGTCATCCATATCGTTGATTTGTTTGACTTTGATGGCAGTATTATTTCCGGTCTGCAACGTTTTGTAGGCAACAACCCGGTATTACTTGCTGTGAACAAAACGGACTTGCTTCCGAAGGTAACCAACTGGAACAAGGTTCGCAACTGGGTGCAAAAGCAAGCCAAGGAACAAGGTTTGCGCACAGTGGATGTAGTCTTGTGCAGTGCGAAGCAAAATCAGGGCTTCGACCGACTGCTTGAGCTCGTGGGAACGTATCGCGAAGATCGTGACGTGTACGTGGTTGGCGGTACCAATGTGGGTAAATCCACACTGATTAACCGTCTGATCCGTGATTACAGCGATCTGGAGCAGGAACTGACCACGTCCCGTTATCCGGGAACGACGCTGGATATGGTAAACATTCCGCTGGATGATGGAAAATATATCATTGATACGCCTGGAATCGTGTATCCATGGCGTTTCAGCGAGATTGTTTCACGTAAAGATCTCGCTGCCATCATGCCGGAAAAACCGCTTAAACCGGCTGTGTATCAGTTGAATTCCGGTCAGACGCTGTTCTTTGGCGGCATGGCTCGATTTGACTTTGTTGAAGGTGATCGTCAGTCGTTCACTTGTTTTATCAGCACTGCGCTTGATATTCACCGGACGAAGCTGGAGCGTGCAGACGACTTGTACCGCGACCACCTGGGAGAATTGTTGTCTCCACCAACCCGTGAGGATGCAGCAGAGATGGCTGAATGGACCAGACATGAATTCCGCATCAAACGCGGCAGTCAATCGGATGTATTCATCTCGGGTCTGGGCTGGATTAAGGTAAATGGCGATATTGGCGCACTGGTTGCTGTTCATGCTCCAAAAGGCATTCGCGTACAGATCCGCCCATCCTTGATCTAG
- a CDS encoding transglutaminase domain-containing protein encodes MSTKGNESVTGKRSWYHAASLLWIFLIGMQWISFTQESWYTETTSLVLWTLAAVSVLEVILPFKTVYRTIIKAVVVVYILHKTLIDYTVYVPYGSLTDRAEQFILHMTPYIWFSLCAWVMLEAALRLVTTTRRILVFLGVNIISMGILDSFTQIPLWIEIAWVMFAGMGWLVCQHFRNYQLQYPQGWKRIIRYPYKILANIAIIFSLIIVASVNMPEIPPTLTDPYTAWRNFTGTSTSQAGNGNLDIPAATESGYSREDNQLGGGFNFDYTPVMSVTTNERSYWRGETRAEYTGTGWDDRGRGATENVEAGQPLENDESGNVNTKQVTQNVTMLNDNVYPILFGAYSISEVSSINGEDRTERMLWNAEQAELHVVTDRQQPQYPKTYTIVSEAPVIVEDELRTKSFEDLYNSNPADDMYLQLPSRFPDRVSNLAAEITASANTPYEKVALLQNYLQTNFEYTNNPDLSRKVSSDFVEGFLFDIMEGYCDYFSTALVMMARSEGIPARWVKGYAPGQLSLNSDMQAPRQPGAEIETTYTVTNADAHSWAEVYFGEYGWIPVEATPGFDMPLLTEQPDVQSVDEPEEQPEEEPVQEEEQTPAPEQTTSAIPTFVIWAAGAIIVLWVAYMFWRNRFSMRFFLLRLRTGGPLTPEQKVVAETERWIQYVKRKGLTRSGDETLRESVTRWSQAKPAAEATLHELLTKFEQTRYSPASVTADDWKGVYQTALKLRKELKAERA; translated from the coding sequence ATGAGTACAAAAGGAAATGAAAGTGTTACAGGCAAACGATCCTGGTATCATGCAGCTTCATTGCTCTGGATTTTCCTGATTGGAATGCAGTGGATATCGTTTACGCAGGAATCGTGGTATACGGAGACAACTTCTCTGGTGTTATGGACACTTGCAGCAGTCAGTGTGCTGGAGGTCATTCTGCCCTTCAAAACGGTGTATCGGACGATCATCAAGGCGGTTGTCGTTGTTTACATTTTGCATAAAACGCTAATTGATTACACGGTATACGTCCCTTATGGTTCTTTAACGGACCGGGCGGAGCAGTTTATATTGCACATGACGCCGTACATCTGGTTCTCCTTGTGTGCTTGGGTAATGCTTGAAGCTGCTCTGCGCCTCGTGACCACAACACGTCGAATTCTTGTTTTTCTGGGTGTTAACATCATTTCGATGGGGATTCTCGATTCGTTTACCCAGATTCCACTCTGGATCGAAATCGCTTGGGTGATGTTCGCGGGCATGGGATGGCTTGTATGTCAGCATTTCCGTAATTATCAGCTACAGTATCCACAAGGATGGAAACGAATTATCCGGTATCCTTATAAAATCCTGGCCAATATTGCCATTATCTTTTCTTTGATTATTGTAGCCAGTGTCAATATGCCGGAGATTCCACCCACCTTGACGGACCCATATACGGCTTGGCGTAACTTTACCGGAACGTCCACTAGTCAGGCTGGAAACGGTAACCTCGATATTCCGGCGGCTACTGAATCGGGATACAGCAGGGAAGACAATCAGCTTGGTGGAGGATTCAACTTCGACTATACCCCTGTCATGTCTGTCACGACCAATGAGCGCAGTTACTGGCGCGGTGAGACACGTGCGGAGTACACAGGCACAGGTTGGGACGACCGTGGACGCGGTGCGACAGAGAATGTTGAAGCAGGACAGCCTTTGGAGAATGATGAATCTGGTAACGTGAACACCAAACAAGTGACTCAGAACGTAACGATGCTGAATGACAATGTCTATCCGATTCTGTTTGGTGCTTATTCGATCTCGGAAGTGAGTTCAATTAACGGTGAGGACAGAACGGAACGTATGCTGTGGAATGCCGAACAGGCTGAACTGCATGTGGTGACAGACCGTCAGCAACCACAGTATCCCAAGACATATACCATCGTATCTGAAGCCCCTGTGATTGTGGAGGATGAACTTCGTACGAAGTCTTTTGAAGATCTGTATAACAGTAATCCGGCAGATGATATGTACTTGCAGTTACCATCCCGTTTCCCTGACCGGGTGTCGAATCTGGCAGCCGAGATAACGGCATCTGCGAATACGCCGTATGAAAAAGTGGCATTACTGCAAAACTATTTACAAACTAATTTTGAATACACGAACAATCCGGATTTATCTCGAAAAGTAAGCAGCGACTTTGTGGAAGGCTTCCTGTTCGATATTATGGAGGGCTACTGTGACTACTTCTCCACTGCGCTGGTGATGATGGCGCGCTCGGAGGGCATTCCTGCAAGGTGGGTTAAAGGTTATGCGCCTGGACAACTGTCCCTGAATTCGGACATGCAGGCTCCGCGTCAACCTGGCGCGGAGATTGAGACGACCTACACCGTTACCAATGCAGATGCACACTCTTGGGCAGAGGTTTACTTTGGTGAGTATGGATGGATTCCCGTTGAAGCAACGCCGGGCTTTGATATGCCGCTGCTCACGGAACAGCCTGATGTACAGTCTGTAGATGAGCCTGAAGAACAGCCAGAAGAGGAGCCGGTACAAGAGGAAGAGCAGACCCCTGCACCTGAGCAGACAACGTCTGCCATCCCGACTTTTGTTATCTGGGCTGCAGGAGCCATCATCGTATTGTGGGTAGCATACATGTTCTGGCGTAATCGTTTCTCCATGCGATTCTTCCTGCTTCGTCTACGGACAGGTGGACCGCTCACCCCTGAACAGAAGGTAGTGGCAGAGACCGAGCGTTGGATTCAGTATGTGAAACGCAAAGGACTGACCCGGAGCGGAGACGAAACACTTCGTGAATCGGTAACTCGATGGAGCCAGGCCAAACCGGCTGCAGAAGCGACATTGCATGAGCTTCTTACGAAGTTTGAACAGACTCGCTACAGTCCGGCGTCCGTAACTGCCGACGACTGGAAGGGTGTCTATCAGACCGCCTTGAAGCTGCGGAAGGAACTGAAAGCGGAACGGGCATAG